The Lujinxingia litoralis genome has a window encoding:
- the lexA gene encoding transcriptional repressor LexA, with product MKPMTKLTSRQAKVLELIAEHIQTVGYPPTIRELGDKLGIRSTNGVNDHLKALEKKGYLSREDAKSRTLKPLYWPNGDVFDLSGGAPGEVDAAMEPDQSVHQVPVVGRIAAGLPISAIEQTEEMVAIGEGLLGRHPDLFALKVKGESMIEDGIFDGDYIFVRKQSDVRDGVIVAAMVDGEATVKRLFREPGKIRLQPSNESMEPIYVHEEDARETLVLGPVVGVFRRLN from the coding sequence ATGAAGCCGATGACCAAGCTGACAAGCCGTCAAGCCAAGGTATTGGAGTTGATCGCCGAGCATATTCAGACGGTGGGGTATCCGCCCACGATTCGTGAGCTCGGAGATAAGCTGGGGATCCGTTCGACCAACGGGGTCAACGATCATCTCAAGGCGCTTGAGAAGAAGGGGTACCTTTCTCGGGAAGATGCCAAGTCGCGTACGCTCAAGCCGCTGTACTGGCCCAATGGCGATGTTTTTGATCTCAGCGGTGGGGCGCCCGGAGAGGTGGATGCGGCGATGGAGCCGGACCAGTCGGTGCATCAGGTCCCGGTGGTTGGGCGTATCGCCGCCGGGCTGCCGATTTCGGCGATTGAGCAGACCGAAGAGATGGTCGCGATCGGGGAGGGGTTATTGGGCCGCCATCCGGATCTCTTTGCCCTGAAGGTTAAGGGCGAGAGCATGATCGAGGACGGCATCTTCGATGGGGATTACATCTTCGTGCGTAAGCAGAGTGATGTGCGCGACGGCGTGATCGTGGCGGCGATGGTCGACGGGGAGGCGACAGTGAAGCGCCTGTTCCGGGAGCCCGGTAAAATCCGACTTCAGCCGTCGAACGAGAGCATGGAGCCGATTTACGTGCACGAGGAGGATGCGCGCGAGACCTTGGTGCTGGGGCCGGTGGTCGGGGTGTTTCGGCGTCTGAACTAG
- a CDS encoding NADH-quinone oxidoreductase subunit B: MGLEHQLPEVITTRLESAVGWARKHSLFQYPFVTACCGMEYMATAAARYDISRFGAEIPRFSPRQADLLWVVGTVNHKLAPFLRRIYEQMAEPKWVISFGVCASTGGFYDNYATVQGIDKIIPVDMYIPGCPPRPEQVLDGLLKLQEKIQNEPWDKYAYEEKRRRRLAEGIEEEPTFLERFGTKV, translated from the coding sequence ATGGGACTAGAACATCAACTTCCTGAAGTCATCACCACCCGCCTTGAAAGCGCGGTGGGCTGGGCGCGCAAGCACTCGCTCTTCCAGTACCCCTTTGTCACGGCCTGCTGTGGCATGGAGTACATGGCCACGGCGGCGGCTCGCTACGACATCTCGCGCTTCGGTGCGGAGATCCCGCGTTTTTCGCCGCGCCAGGCCGACCTGCTCTGGGTGGTAGGTACCGTCAACCACAAACTCGCGCCTTTCCTGCGCCGTATTTACGAGCAGATGGCCGAGCCCAAGTGGGTGATCTCCTTTGGGGTCTGTGCCTCCACCGGTGGCTTCTACGACAACTACGCCACGGTCCAGGGCATCGATAAAATCATCCCGGTCGACATGTACATCCCGGGCTGCCCGCCGCGGCCCGAGCAGGTGCTCGACGGTCTTCTCAAACTTCAGGAGAAGATCCAGAACGAGCCCTGGGATAAGTACGCCTACGAAGAGAAGCGCCGCCGACGCCTGGCCGAAGGCATCGAAGAGGAGCCGACCTTCCTGGAGCGCTTCGGTACCAAGGTCTAA
- a CDS encoding ArsA family ATPase: MTASSSPDPNASTLRDLLDSGRLIVCVGPGGVGKTTTSAAIGLRAAMAGRKTIVMTIDPAKRLANSLGLDDLTNDPQQIDLSDALAMAGGEDQGGELWAMMLDAEKTFDDMVTRHAPDKGALARAKENNIYRLLSSALHGMQEYMALEKLHDLYTGGYFDLVILDTPPTKNALEFLETPGRASTFFDERIIKWFLPNRRSGLLGRVFNPGSVVLGLISRVLGESFVNDLVEFFDTFHYLQEALQQNGELIEFILRDPLTHFFVITSADPRRMKEAVYFHEKLGQLDQRADFFIINRVIPRFHPEDIAKIEDADLDALLTSGDHGATSTQIRGLRQRLETHYLQLARLAIRDREAIAGLAARVGEEALRLIPLLGEDVHNLSNLLRLSDFITPIDSPPQTGTAQG, from the coding sequence GTGACAGCCAGTAGCAGCCCCGACCCCAACGCCTCCACGCTTCGCGATCTTCTCGACTCCGGCCGTCTCATCGTCTGCGTCGGACCTGGCGGGGTAGGCAAAACAACCACCTCGGCCGCCATCGGTCTCCGCGCGGCGATGGCCGGCCGCAAGACCATCGTCATGACGATCGATCCGGCGAAGCGCCTGGCCAACAGCCTGGGGCTCGACGATCTCACCAACGATCCCCAGCAAATCGATCTGAGCGACGCGCTCGCCATGGCCGGAGGGGAGGACCAGGGCGGTGAACTCTGGGCAATGATGCTCGACGCCGAAAAAACCTTCGACGACATGGTCACCCGCCACGCTCCCGACAAAGGGGCACTGGCCCGCGCCAAAGAAAACAACATCTACCGCCTGCTCTCCTCCGCGCTACACGGAATGCAGGAGTACATGGCCCTGGAGAAACTCCACGATCTGTACACCGGCGGCTACTTCGACCTGGTCATTCTGGATACACCGCCGACCAAAAACGCCCTGGAGTTTCTCGAAACCCCGGGGCGAGCAAGCACCTTCTTTGATGAGCGCATTATCAAGTGGTTCTTGCCCAACCGGCGCAGCGGTCTGCTCGGACGGGTCTTCAACCCGGGATCCGTTGTGCTCGGCCTGATCTCACGCGTTCTCGGCGAGAGCTTCGTCAACGATCTGGTGGAGTTCTTTGACACCTTCCACTACCTGCAGGAAGCCCTGCAACAAAACGGCGAACTCATTGAGTTCATCTTGCGCGACCCGCTCACGCATTTCTTTGTGATCACCAGCGCCGACCCCCGGCGTATGAAAGAAGCGGTGTATTTCCACGAAAAACTCGGCCAGCTCGACCAACGCGCGGACTTCTTCATCATCAACCGCGTCATCCCGCGCTTTCACCCGGAAGACATCGCCAAAATCGAAGACGCCGATCTCGATGCGTTGCTTACATCGGGTGACCACGGCGCCACATCGACCCAGATCCGAGGTCTGCGCCAACGGCTGGAGACCCACTACCTTCAACTCGCTCGCCTGGCCATTCGCGATCGCGAGGCCATCGCCGGCCTGGCCGCCCGCGTGGGCGAAGAGGCCCTCCGGCTGATCCCACTCCTGGGAGAAGACGTGCATAACCTGAGCAATCTGCTTCGACTCAGCGACTTCATTACCCCGATCGACTCCCCGCCACAGACGGGCACGGCGCAGGGATAA
- a CDS encoding NADH-quinone oxidoreductase subunit A produces the protein MEIANYLPLILLVLVAVGVVGAIIFLAEFFGPKNPTREKLMPYESGSDPLSEPQASRFSVKFYMVAISFILFDLETVFVIPWAMSWRESAALGHGFYSFAVMALFLTILTIGLVYEWSQGGLEWD, from the coding sequence ATGGAAATTGCAAATTACTTACCCTTGATCTTGCTGGTGCTGGTGGCCGTCGGCGTCGTCGGCGCCATCATCTTTCTGGCGGAGTTTTTCGGGCCCAAAAACCCGACCCGCGAGAAGCTGATGCCCTACGAGTCGGGTTCCGACCCGCTCTCCGAGCCCCAAGCCTCACGCTTCAGCGTGAAGTTCTACATGGTGGCCATCAGCTTCATCCTCTTCGACCTGGAAACGGTCTTCGTCATCCCGTGGGCGATGAGCTGGCGCGAGAGCGCCGCGCTCGGTCACGGCTTCTACTCTTTTGCAGTCATGGCACTCTTTCTGACGATCCTCACCATCGGTCTCGTCTATGAGTGGAGCCAAGGGGGTCTCGAATGGGACTAG
- the mutL gene encoding DNA mismatch repair endonuclease MutL yields the protein MKQEDPLWRNSAARHAAGEPRRVAVLPPELANQIAAGEVVERPASVVKELVENSLDAGARRIEVTIEGGGRDLIRVEDDGCGMRREDALRAIERHATSKIARVDDLFAIGTLGFRGEAVPSIASVARMELCTRPADQLEGTRIYIAGGVMQEIEDVGMAAGTSILVEELFFNTPARLKFLKTPATETRHITEMLVRVGLSRPDVRIKFVKDGKLRLDLPQVDRLKDRILEVLGREVYDDLYPTFEYPAIHGVVCRGYFSRPGHSQRSPGNMYTFVNGRYVNDRTIRAAVTGAYKHLLERGRYPSVVLFIDVPFSMVDINVHPAKTEVRFHDTQPIYRAVYHAIADALAEAPWLEGEPSRSYALGERRTLSGHLAGGDGERGSTGGVDEATMLRPGDVKIEPLNVRHRRFSEQDRLDLGELRSPFASSGGDAGQGGFSAPGLSPLIEPPRVDLGGLGRRADSGEDGPVVRDAYFSTLRVIGQFRRAYIVCEDASGLVIIDQHAAHERVGFERLKNLFKHEHKETQPLLFPLRMELDALRAETMSESQAFFAQAGFEIEHFGGTTYVLKEVPAVLQRAPHEKIIKDALDDLSNFGGSSRVEEAMESVLSRMACHSVVRGPTPLSAEECDGLLVQMDQIDFRANCPHGRPVYYRIPLMELEEAFDRR from the coding sequence GTGAAGCAGGAAGATCCTCTGTGGAGAAACTCCGCGGCCCGACATGCTGCCGGGGAACCCAGGCGAGTTGCAGTACTACCACCGGAGCTTGCCAACCAGATTGCTGCCGGGGAGGTCGTGGAACGCCCGGCTTCGGTGGTCAAAGAGCTGGTCGAAAATAGCCTGGACGCCGGAGCGCGGCGTATTGAGGTGACGATCGAGGGGGGAGGGCGAGATCTGATCCGGGTTGAAGATGACGGGTGTGGTATGCGTCGGGAAGATGCACTCCGGGCGATCGAGCGTCACGCCACCAGCAAGATTGCCCGGGTCGATGATCTCTTTGCGATCGGTACGCTGGGGTTTCGGGGCGAAGCTGTGCCTTCGATTGCCTCGGTGGCGCGCATGGAGCTGTGCACCCGGCCGGCCGATCAGTTGGAGGGGACCCGGATTTATATCGCGGGGGGGGTGATGCAGGAGATCGAAGACGTGGGGATGGCCGCCGGAACCTCGATTCTGGTTGAGGAGCTCTTTTTTAATACGCCGGCGCGGCTCAAATTTTTGAAGACTCCGGCTACGGAAACCCGCCATATCACCGAGATGTTGGTGAGGGTGGGGCTGAGTCGGCCCGATGTGCGCATCAAGTTTGTGAAAGATGGCAAGTTGCGCCTGGATCTGCCGCAGGTGGACCGGCTCAAGGATCGGATTCTGGAGGTGCTTGGTCGCGAGGTTTACGACGATCTCTATCCGACCTTTGAGTACCCGGCGATCCATGGCGTGGTGTGCCGGGGGTATTTCTCTCGTCCGGGGCACTCTCAGCGTTCGCCGGGCAATATGTACACCTTCGTGAATGGTCGCTACGTCAATGACCGCACGATCCGTGCTGCCGTGACCGGGGCATATAAGCACCTGCTGGAGCGGGGCCGTTACCCCAGCGTGGTGCTTTTTATCGATGTGCCCTTCTCGATGGTGGATATCAACGTGCATCCGGCCAAAACCGAGGTGCGCTTTCACGATACCCAGCCGATCTATCGGGCCGTCTATCACGCGATTGCCGATGCGCTGGCCGAAGCGCCCTGGCTGGAGGGGGAGCCCTCCCGAAGTTATGCGCTTGGTGAGCGGCGCACGCTTTCGGGGCATCTGGCAGGGGGAGACGGCGAACGTGGGTCTACAGGCGGTGTTGACGAGGCGACGATGCTTCGACCGGGCGATGTAAAAATCGAGCCTTTGAACGTGCGGCATCGGCGTTTTTCGGAGCAGGACCGACTGGATCTGGGGGAACTGCGCTCGCCATTCGCCTCGTCAGGTGGAGACGCCGGGCAGGGAGGGTTTTCGGCTCCGGGGCTTTCGCCGCTGATCGAACCGCCGCGCGTGGATCTGGGTGGGCTCGGTCGTCGTGCAGATTCGGGAGAGGACGGGCCGGTGGTGCGCGATGCGTACTTCTCTACCTTGCGGGTGATCGGTCAGTTTCGGCGAGCGTACATCGTCTGTGAGGATGCGTCCGGGTTGGTCATTATCGATCAGCATGCCGCGCATGAGCGGGTGGGGTTTGAGCGGCTTAAAAACCTCTTTAAGCACGAACATAAGGAGACGCAGCCGCTGCTCTTTCCGCTACGTATGGAGCTTGATGCCTTGCGCGCTGAGACGATGAGCGAATCTCAGGCGTTTTTTGCGCAGGCGGGCTTTGAAATCGAGCATTTCGGTGGGACGACCTACGTTCTAAAAGAAGTGCCGGCGGTGTTGCAGCGGGCTCCTCATGAAAAGATCATCAAAGACGCACTGGATGATCTTTCGAACTTCGGTGGCTCAAGCCGGGTTGAGGAGGCCATGGAGTCGGTGCTGAGTCGGATGGCCTGCCATTCGGTTGTGCGGGGCCCGACGCCGCTGAGTGCGGAGGAGTGCGATGGGTTGTTGGTGCAGATGGACCAGATTGACTTCCGGGCTAACTGCCCGCATGGCCGCCCGGTGTATTACCGAATCCCGTTGATGGAACTTGAAGAGGCATTTGATCGCCGATGA
- the hisC gene encoding histidinol-phosphate transaminase: MKALVGEHIETLKPYVPGKPIEELERELGIEGSIKLASNENPLGPSPKATEAARALLEKGHIYPDGAAHRLRAAVAKFHGVSPDEVITGNGSNEVLTIAVRTFCTADDEAVVSQYSFAAYPIICQAQGMTIHRAPMKEPLTFDLKAMAETITPKTKIVFVANPNNPTGTYVPADELRWFLGEVPDDVIVVVDEAYHEYVQAEDYASAETMRDVHERLIICRTFSKCYGLAGIRAGYGIAPAALIDRMNRVREPFNVNLLAQDAAAAALDDLAFVERSVAINEEGRGILEEGLSALADSGVSWIPSQTNFLLVKVPVEGVKVYDALLRKGVIVRPMAGYGLGDYVRISIGTPDEVRRCLNSLYEVLPTLVQREEA, translated from the coding sequence ATGAAGGCGTTAGTCGGAGAGCATATCGAGACGCTCAAGCCCTACGTCCCCGGCAAACCTATTGAGGAGCTGGAGCGAGAACTGGGCATTGAAGGGTCGATTAAACTGGCCAGCAATGAAAACCCGCTGGGACCCAGTCCGAAGGCCACCGAGGCGGCGCGCGCGCTGCTGGAGAAGGGGCATATCTACCCGGACGGCGCCGCTCACCGTCTGCGTGCGGCGGTGGCGAAGTTTCACGGTGTGAGTCCCGATGAGGTGATTACCGGGAACGGATCAAATGAAGTGCTGACCATCGCGGTACGCACCTTCTGCACGGCCGACGATGAGGCGGTGGTGTCGCAGTATAGTTTTGCGGCGTACCCGATCATCTGCCAGGCGCAGGGTATGACGATTCACCGCGCGCCGATGAAGGAGCCCTTGACCTTCGATCTTAAGGCGATGGCCGAGACGATCACGCCGAAGACGAAGATCGTGTTCGTGGCAAACCCCAACAACCCCACCGGGACGTATGTGCCGGCCGATGAGCTGCGCTGGTTTCTCGGGGAAGTGCCCGACGATGTGATCGTGGTGGTGGACGAGGCCTACCACGAGTACGTGCAGGCCGAGGATTACGCCAGCGCGGAAACGATGCGTGATGTGCACGAGCGGCTCATCATCTGTCGTACCTTTAGTAAGTGTTATGGTCTGGCGGGTATTCGGGCCGGCTATGGCATCGCACCGGCAGCGTTGATCGATCGCATGAACCGTGTGCGGGAGCCCTTCAACGTGAACTTGCTCGCTCAGGATGCCGCGGCCGCTGCGCTGGATGATCTGGCGTTTGTTGAGCGCTCGGTCGCCATCAATGAAGAGGGGCGGGGCATCCTTGAAGAGGGGCTTTCGGCCCTGGCCGATAGTGGCGTGAGCTGGATTCCCAGCCAGACCAACTTCTTGCTCGTGAAAGTGCCGGTGGAGGGCGTGAAGGTCTACGATGCGCTCCTGCGTAAGGGCGTGATCGTGCGGCCGATGGCGGGCTACGGTCTGGGAGATTATGTGCGCATTTCGATCGGTACGCCCGATGAGGTGAGGCGTTGCCTGAACTCTCTTTACGAGGTCCTTCCGACGCTTGTGCAAAGGGAGGAGGCGTGA
- the cmk gene encoding (d)CMP kinase yields MIVAIDGPAGAGKSTIARALAERLGFQLVDTGAMYRAVAFESSASGVDLADAEAVAEIARSLRFEFKFEDGENVIYCNGRALHQEIRSAEVSRNASVISAHPQVREELVSQQRQVGRERSSVLEGRDIGTVVFPDAELKVFITASPEVRAHRRVEQMRQAGEVVDVAQVLSEIVARDRRDSERKIAPLKKAEDALGIDSTEASVDAIVNALCERIAELRPDA; encoded by the coding sequence GTGATTGTAGCTATTGATGGGCCTGCTGGTGCTGGCAAATCGACGATCGCGCGGGCGCTTGCCGAACGTCTGGGGTTTCAGCTGGTAGATACCGGCGCGATGTATCGGGCCGTGGCGTTTGAGTCTTCTGCATCCGGGGTGGATCTGGCCGATGCCGAGGCGGTAGCGGAGATCGCCCGGAGTCTGCGTTTTGAGTTTAAGTTTGAAGATGGCGAGAACGTCATCTACTGCAACGGCCGCGCGCTGCACCAGGAGATCCGCAGCGCGGAAGTTAGCCGTAATGCCAGCGTGATCTCGGCACATCCCCAGGTGCGAGAAGAGCTGGTCTCTCAGCAACGCCAGGTCGGGCGAGAGCGCTCCAGCGTGCTGGAAGGGCGTGATATCGGGACGGTGGTGTTTCCCGACGCCGAACTCAAGGTGTTCATCACGGCGTCGCCGGAGGTACGCGCCCATCGGCGGGTAGAGCAGATGCGTCAGGCCGGGGAGGTTGTGGACGTGGCTCAGGTGCTCAGTGAGATCGTGGCGCGTGATCGTCGCGACTCGGAGCGGAAGATCGCGCCGTTGAAGAAGGCCGAAGATGCCCTGGGCATCGACTCCACTGAGGCTTCGGTGGACGCGATCGTCAACGCGTTGTGTGAGCGCATCGCCGAGTTGCGTCCCGACGCCTGA
- a CDS encoding NUDIX domain-containing protein, whose translation MPISDFLKGLREKVGHDLLFVPAVAAVVRDEHHRVLFQRRSDNGLWTLPSGTIDPGESPATAIVREVYEETGLEVRPTHILGVYGGDRRGFRVTYPNGDHLESVVIVFAVEVLGGTLGGLDGESLELRYIDPTRRPELMSNYPDEVFIGGDPAPAHFDR comes from the coding sequence ATGCCGATCTCCGACTTTTTGAAAGGACTCCGCGAGAAGGTCGGCCACGACCTGCTTTTTGTCCCTGCCGTTGCCGCTGTCGTGCGCGATGAGCACCACCGGGTACTCTTTCAACGCCGCAGTGACAACGGGCTCTGGACCCTGCCCTCCGGAACCATCGATCCCGGCGAATCCCCGGCCACAGCAATCGTGCGCGAAGTCTACGAAGAGACCGGACTCGAGGTGCGCCCCACCCACATTTTGGGCGTTTACGGTGGCGATCGCCGTGGCTTTCGCGTCACCTACCCCAACGGCGACCACCTGGAATCGGTGGTCATCGTCTTTGCCGTCGAAGTGCTCGGCGGCACGCTGGGCGGGCTTGATGGCGAGAGCCTTGAGCTCCGCTACATCGACCCAACCCGGCGCCCGGAGCTGATGTCGAACTACCCCGACGAAGTCTTCATCGGCGGGGATCCAGCCCCCGCCCATTTTGATCGCTAA
- a CDS encoding ArsA family ATPase, translating to MLDPLLDKRLIFVTGKGGVGKSTVTAALGKALASTGRRTLVLETDTFSAMEDLYGYQGKGLTPTEISPTLSAANLTAEDCFVATLTRFVPGERVARAVINNRVARVFFKAAPSVNEVTILDQIRVFYEAEDAGKPRYDHIIVDLPASGHAVTFLNVPATMNGMMRGIGPIAKMTAQVAELVNDASLTAIVAVCLPEEMPVNETIELATNLRQVLGRPLTLALANMVHRAPLHDDDRPLFDALLTRVRAESPRTSSLLFDEEPTDERDALARLVEGNALALGWHDRDQRYLGELRQRVNVPVVELPIFYEGAGTDVVNRVADQLTGGDSSTPEPLAL from the coding sequence ATGCTGGACCCCCTTCTCGACAAGCGCTTGATCTTTGTCACCGGCAAAGGTGGCGTCGGCAAGAGCACCGTCACCGCCGCCCTGGGCAAAGCCCTGGCTTCCACCGGTCGCCGAACTCTGGTGCTGGAAACCGACACCTTCTCGGCCATGGAAGACCTCTATGGCTACCAGGGCAAAGGCCTCACCCCGACCGAAATCAGCCCCACCCTCTCGGCCGCCAACCTGACCGCCGAAGACTGTTTTGTTGCCACACTCACCCGCTTTGTGCCTGGCGAACGCGTGGCTCGGGCGGTGATCAACAACCGCGTGGCCCGGGTCTTTTTTAAGGCGGCCCCTTCGGTCAATGAGGTCACCATCCTCGATCAGATCCGCGTCTTCTACGAAGCCGAAGATGCGGGCAAACCCCGCTACGATCACATCATCGTCGATCTTCCGGCCAGCGGGCACGCCGTGACCTTCTTAAATGTCCCGGCCACCATGAACGGCATGATGCGCGGCATCGGCCCCATCGCGAAGATGACCGCGCAGGTGGCAGAGTTGGTCAACGACGCCAGCTTAACCGCCATCGTTGCGGTCTGCCTCCCCGAGGAGATGCCGGTCAACGAGACCATTGAACTCGCCACAAACCTGCGCCAGGTCCTCGGTCGCCCGCTGACCCTGGCCCTTGCCAACATGGTTCACCGCGCGCCCCTGCACGACGACGATCGTCCACTCTTCGATGCGCTCCTCACGCGCGTACGCGCCGAGTCGCCTCGCACCAGCTCTTTGCTCTTCGACGAAGAACCCACCGACGAGCGCGATGCCCTGGCCAGACTGGTCGAAGGAAATGCCCTGGCCCTGGGCTGGCACGACCGCGATCAGCGCTACCTCGGCGAACTCCGCCAACGCGTCAATGTCCCCGTGGTCGAGCTGCCGATCTTTTACGAAGGCGCGGGGACCGACGTGGTCAACCGCGTTGCCGATCAGCTGACCGGTGGCGACTCCTCCACTCCCGAACCTCTGGCCCTCTAA
- the miaA gene encoding tRNA (adenosine(37)-N6)-dimethylallyltransferase MiaA gives MMEFADTPESYEGLTRIIALVGPTGVGKTAFSLALAEALNAEIVSVDSLQVYRYLDIGTAKASREERARVPHHLIDVVNPDEDFNAADFRVRASEAIESIVARGKVPLLVGGTGLYVRLLVHGLFEAPPPSEALRARYRALADEQGEELLYERLKDVDPELAARVHANDFVRVTRGLEIFDQTGIPLSEHQRRHRFQKPHYHALKIALIRPRPELYERINQRVDQMVALGLEEEYRELLARGYGPQHKPMQSLGYRQMGEHLLQGRPLEEAIQEIKQQTRRYAKQQISWFRGEPQTHWAMAPLLRAGALPEVIERDLRSFVGGGKPALEWAQIDPYNVERA, from the coding sequence ATGATGGAGTTTGCCGATACACCTGAGAGCTACGAAGGGCTCACCCGTATTATCGCATTGGTCGGGCCCACCGGGGTGGGGAAGACCGCGTTTTCGCTGGCTCTGGCCGAGGCGCTCAATGCCGAGATTGTCAGTGTCGATAGCCTGCAGGTCTACCGCTACCTGGACATCGGCACGGCCAAAGCCAGCCGGGAGGAGCGTGCCCGGGTGCCACATCATCTTATTGATGTGGTGAATCCGGATGAGGACTTTAATGCGGCGGACTTTCGCGTTCGGGCCAGCGAGGCGATCGAGTCGATTGTTGCACGTGGAAAAGTTCCGTTGCTGGTGGGGGGCACCGGTCTTTACGTACGTCTGTTGGTGCATGGTCTCTTTGAGGCGCCTCCCCCCAGTGAAGCGCTGCGTGCGCGGTATCGCGCGCTGGCGGATGAGCAAGGGGAGGAGCTACTTTATGAACGTCTTAAAGACGTGGATCCGGAGCTGGCCGCACGTGTTCACGCCAATGACTTTGTGCGCGTGACGCGGGGGCTAGAGATCTTCGATCAGACGGGGATTCCCTTAAGTGAGCATCAACGTCGTCATCGTTTTCAGAAGCCGCACTATCATGCGTTGAAGATCGCGTTGATACGCCCGCGTCCAGAACTTTATGAGCGCATCAACCAGCGGGTCGATCAGATGGTGGCGCTGGGGCTGGAGGAGGAATACCGCGAGCTCCTGGCGCGGGGTTACGGTCCGCAGCACAAGCCGATGCAAAGTTTGGGGTATCGCCAGATGGGGGAACACCTGCTCCAGGGACGGCCACTGGAGGAGGCCATTCAAGAGATCAAGCAGCAGACCCGGCGCTATGCCAAACAGCAGATCTCCTGGTTTCGTGGTGAGCCTCAGACCCACTGGGCGATGGCGCCGCTCTTGCGTGCCGGGGCGCTTCCCGAGGTGATCGAGAGGGACCTCAGGAGCTTTGTCGGCGGTGGAAAACCCGCGCTTGAATGGGCCCAGATCGACCCGTATAACGTGGAGCGCGCGTAG
- a CDS encoding type II CAAX endopeptidase family protein, which yields MISPLTKLWTLCRREIRRVEVQSRHAQAARPEDAIDWTTMGVLTLAALILAILEYYGSSTHWKSLEIFLTPFSDDPAAALSAVFTNREYGRLARLTYWSATTFIGYFVVPALFVKLIMRRNLSDFGMKLSGAMKHWKIYVGLYLVVLPFVIAVAFHPSFQRTYPFYQAADRSLLDFFAWQLVYAAQFFALEFFYRGFLIHGLKNRLGIYALFVSAIPYCMIHFGKPLPETVGAILAGVALGGLSLYTRSIWMGVAIHVSVAMTMDITSLAIQNRLPF from the coding sequence ATGATATCTCCCCTCACCAAACTCTGGACGCTGTGCCGACGCGAGATCCGGCGAGTTGAAGTGCAGAGCCGCCACGCCCAGGCAGCCCGCCCCGAGGATGCCATCGACTGGACCACCATGGGCGTGCTGACCCTGGCCGCTTTGATCCTGGCGATTCTCGAGTACTACGGCTCCTCCACGCACTGGAAGAGCCTGGAGATCTTCCTGACTCCATTCTCCGACGACCCCGCGGCCGCACTGAGCGCGGTCTTCACCAATCGCGAGTACGGACGCCTCGCACGCCTCACCTACTGGAGCGCGACCACCTTCATCGGGTACTTCGTCGTGCCCGCGTTGTTCGTAAAGCTGATCATGCGTCGCAACCTCAGCGATTTTGGCATGAAGCTCAGCGGCGCGATGAAGCACTGGAAGATCTACGTCGGACTCTACCTGGTGGTCTTGCCCTTTGTGATTGCCGTAGCCTTCCATCCAAGTTTCCAGCGCACCTACCCCTTCTATCAGGCCGCCGATCGCAGCCTGCTTGACTTCTTCGCCTGGCAGCTTGTCTACGCCGCCCAGTTCTTCGCGTTAGAATTCTTCTATCGAGGCTTTCTGATTCACGGGCTCAAAAACCGCCTCGGGATTTACGCGCTCTTCGTCTCGGCGATCCCCTACTGCATGATCCACTTTGGCAAACCTCTACCCGAGACGGTGGGCGCCATTCTGGCCGGCGTGGCGCTGGGCGGACTCTCCCTCTACACCCGCTCGATCTGGATGGGCGTGGCAATCCATGTTTCTGTGGCTATGACCATGGATATCACCTCCCTGGCCATCCAGAACCGACTCCCCTTCTGA